A window from uncultured Desulfobacter sp. encodes these proteins:
- the istA gene encoding IS21 family transposase — protein sequence MNVLKPEKRAAMTTLLNQNVSQREISRNTGIDRKTIRKYIQQNDLGRIQNPPPVATSNSPTLATGRIENPPSLPPVYSADTKQIPFHARSACEPHRQWIEKQVRLGRNAMSIYQDLVELFSFNHKYNSVKRFVRRLKHKAPKQYDRLEFLPGEEAQVDYGQGALNMGTSGKYRRPRLFVMTLKYSRRSFRKVVWQSSQETWAKLHEEAFRYFGGCVQYVVLDNLKEGVIKPDIYEPELNPVYAAMLNHYGVVADPARVRDPNRKGTVENAVQHTQDTGLKGRRFDTIEEQNKWLMHWEEVWASKRIHGRMKRQVEQMFQEEKPHLHALPLKGFDYFRQETRTVYDDGTVQVEQSYYSALPAPLHEDVIVRIYEYDVEIIDPRTMEKIRTHVKSDRPGRVKMMPEDRIFNPSRQTTYLLNKAESIGPQTRQLCELIFREQGRTGQRRLQGIVNLARKHEAGNIEAAATTAIEKGLRSYKSFCRLVENQKISAPIQDGSRICQAHKLIRSSDDYGRFFNTFAAGNPPAISKEDLPKVWQNADWLKVLSVFSLEPQKHKNNEIWITSPFSDEKNASLHMHSGKNVYKDFSSGKGGGILNFCQDLLALRGKQMNCYEVAEWMVDQGVSILNQTAAIGQKPVQKRNSTNPPVAVDLQPYLQFSHPMLEKRGISGQACRYLGCGYLPEREQGKCSPLNGRLVFQVRGVNQNLKPVVLSHVGRALTKEQSAADGRYWGFPFSKKLEIYNQDKLLLDPGAKKQVEQHGLTLVEGFFDVAALVSAGCLNAGAIMGAHLCEEQVHRLQFLASHINISIVNLFLDRDRAGKEGSLKAASLLKRHGFTVRVFDWDQKFERPGCLPVGITSGIKDPADMSGSQLRYLRKTSII from the coding sequence ATGAACGTTTTGAAACCAGAAAAACGAGCAGCAATGACCACCTTGCTCAACCAGAATGTCAGTCAGCGTGAAATAAGCAGAAATACCGGCATAGACCGTAAAACAATCCGGAAGTACATTCAGCAAAATGATCTTGGACGAATTCAAAATCCTCCACCGGTGGCCACCTCAAATTCCCCCACCCTGGCCACCGGCCGGATTGAGAATCCCCCATCCCTGCCACCGGTGTATTCAGCGGACACAAAACAGATACCATTCCATGCACGATCTGCCTGCGAACCGCATCGGCAATGGATAGAAAAGCAAGTTCGGTTAGGCCGGAATGCGATGTCCATCTACCAGGACCTGGTGGAACTGTTCAGTTTTAACCATAAATACAACAGCGTAAAACGATTTGTCCGTAGGTTAAAACACAAAGCCCCCAAACAGTACGACCGACTTGAGTTTTTACCAGGCGAGGAAGCCCAGGTGGATTATGGCCAGGGCGCCTTGAACATGGGGACATCCGGTAAATACCGAAGGCCTCGACTCTTTGTCATGACCCTGAAGTACTCCCGGCGTTCCTTCCGTAAGGTTGTCTGGCAGTCCAGCCAGGAGACATGGGCCAAACTGCATGAAGAGGCTTTCCGGTATTTTGGCGGGTGTGTTCAGTACGTGGTTCTGGACAACTTAAAAGAAGGGGTCATAAAACCGGACATCTATGAACCGGAGTTGAATCCGGTGTATGCGGCCATGCTCAACCACTATGGTGTGGTGGCCGATCCGGCCCGGGTGAGAGATCCTAACCGCAAGGGCACCGTTGAAAATGCGGTCCAGCATACCCAGGATACGGGTTTGAAGGGGCGGCGGTTCGACACCATTGAGGAGCAGAATAAATGGTTGATGCACTGGGAGGAAGTCTGGGCATCAAAGCGGATACACGGCCGAATGAAACGGCAGGTCGAGCAAATGTTCCAGGAAGAAAAGCCCCACCTGCATGCCTTGCCCCTGAAAGGTTTTGATTACTTTAGGCAGGAAACCCGGACAGTTTATGATGACGGCACTGTTCAGGTGGAGCAATCCTATTATTCAGCACTTCCGGCACCTTTGCATGAAGATGTCATCGTCCGAATTTATGAATATGATGTCGAGATCATTGATCCCCGGACCATGGAAAAAATTCGCACCCATGTCAAAAGCGACCGGCCGGGAAGGGTTAAAATGATGCCGGAGGACAGAATTTTCAATCCATCCCGGCAAACAACCTACCTATTAAATAAGGCTGAAAGCATCGGGCCCCAAACCCGGCAGTTGTGCGAACTGATTTTCAGGGAACAGGGGAGGACAGGACAGCGCCGGCTGCAGGGGATCGTCAACCTTGCCAGAAAGCATGAGGCCGGAAACATTGAGGCTGCTGCGACAACAGCCATAGAAAAAGGGTTGCGAAGCTACAAATCATTCTGTCGACTGGTTGAAAACCAGAAAATATCAGCCCCCATCCAGGATGGAAGCCGCATATGTCAGGCGCATAAACTGATCCGGTCATCAGATGATTATGGCCGGTTTTTCAATACATTTGCTGCCGGCAACCCGCCTGCAATCTCAAAAGAGGACCTTCCGAAGGTATGGCAAAATGCTGATTGGCTGAAAGTACTGTCCGTTTTCAGTCTTGAGCCCCAAAAGCATAAAAATAACGAAATCTGGATCACGTCCCCTTTCTCAGACGAAAAGAACGCCTCATTACATATGCATTCCGGGAAAAATGTGTACAAGGATTTCAGCAGCGGCAAAGGCGGCGGCATACTCAATTTCTGCCAGGATCTGTTGGCCCTTCGTGGCAAACAGATGAACTGCTATGAAGTGGCTGAATGGATGGTTGATCAAGGGGTTTCTATATTGAATCAGACCGCAGCCATTGGGCAAAAGCCGGTCCAAAAGCGGAACAGCACAAATCCGCCGGTGGCTGTTGACCTGCAGCCATATTTGCAATTTTCGCATCCAATGTTGGAGAAGCGGGGGATCTCCGGTCAAGCATGCCGGTACCTGGGATGCGGCTACCTGCCGGAAAGAGAGCAAGGTAAATGTTCCCCATTAAACGGCAGGTTGGTTTTTCAGGTTCGTGGGGTTAATCAGAATTTAAAACCTGTTGTGTTGAGCCATGTCGGCCGTGCATTGACAAAGGAACAGTCCGCCGCCGACGGCAGGTACTGGGGTTTTCCATTTTCTAAAAAGCTGGAGATATACAACCAGGACAAGCTGCTCCTGGACCCTGGGGCCAAAAAACAGGTGGAGCAACACGGTCTGACCCTTGTGGAAGGCTTCTTTGATGTGGCTGCCCTCGTGTCGGCCGGTTGCCTGAATGCAGGCGCCATAATGGGGGCGCATCTGTGTGAGGAGCAGGTTCACCGGCTCCAATTTTTAGCGTCGCATATCAACATCAGCATCGTCAATCTCTTCCTGGACCGGGATAGAGCAGGCAAGGAGGGCTCCCTGAAGGCTGCGTCATTGCTAAAGCGACATGGATTTACCGTAAGGGTATTTGACTGGGATCAGAAATTTGAACGTCCGGGATGTTTGCCCGTGGGAATAACGTCCGGCATCAAAGATCCGGCCGATATGTCCGGATCTCAGCTCAGATACTTAAGAAAGACAAGCATAATTTAA
- a CDS encoding SDR family oxidoreductase — MKKILLAGSTGYLGIYIAKELQQRSYFFRAIARSPEKLAKNDIEANEILKAELTDPDSIKKCCEGVDIVISTVGITRQKDGLTYMDVDYQANMNLLIEAQKSGAKKFIYISVLNGEKLRNLKICDAKELFVEQLKRSGIDYCIVRPNGFFSDMSEIFNMAKNGRIYLFGKGKLKANPIHGEDLATFCVDAIEKPDKEVEIGGPETLTQNEMASMAFKVLGDKPKITYIPDWIRVAALKLVKLVTISRFYGPVEFFMTVMAMDMLAPEYGNHTLKEYFTILNNADAKKLRL; from the coding sequence ATGAAAAAAATTTTGTTGGCAGGGTCAACCGGGTATTTAGGGATCTATATTGCAAAGGAACTTCAACAACGATCATATTTTTTTAGGGCTATTGCTCGAAGTCCGGAAAAACTTGCAAAAAATGATATTGAAGCCAATGAAATACTCAAAGCTGAGCTGACTGATCCAGATTCTATCAAAAAATGCTGTGAAGGTGTCGATATTGTTATTTCAACTGTTGGCATTACAAGACAAAAGGATGGCCTGACGTATATGGATGTAGATTATCAAGCCAATATGAATTTGTTGATAGAAGCCCAAAAAAGTGGAGCCAAGAAATTTATTTACATTTCAGTACTAAATGGTGAAAAATTACGAAATTTAAAAATATGTGATGCAAAAGAACTGTTTGTTGAGCAGTTGAAGCGGTCAGGGATAGATTATTGTATTGTTCGTCCCAATGGTTTTTTTTCGGATATGTCGGAAATTTTTAACATGGCAAAAAACGGAAGAATCTATCTTTTCGGAAAAGGAAAGTTGAAAGCAAATCCTATCCATGGTGAAGATTTGGCGACTTTTTGTGTAGATGCTATAGAGAAGCCTGATAAAGAAGTTGAAATAGGTGGCCCCGAAACTCTCACTCAAAACGAGATGGCATCAATGGCTTTTAAAGTTTTGGGTGATAAACCGAAAATAACATATATCCCAGATTGGATAAGAGTTGCTGCCCTCAAACTCGTTAAATTAGTTACTATAAGCAGGTTTTATGGACCAGTGGAATTTTTTATGACTGTCATGGCAATGGATATGCTTGCCCCTGAATATGGTAACCACACGTTAAAAGAATACTTCACTATTTTAAATAACGCCGATGCAAAGAAGTTACGCCTGTGA
- a CDS encoding alanine racemase: protein MLTADTQTTAPEAILPKEKVVEFITPYVKNKGVYLDIAKKFGSPLYILETDLLARKAAQFRAAFSHRLPKTAFFYAMKSNNLPYLSGHLLKHGFGLDVSSGVELSVALELGAQSIIFSGPGKTIPELELAARHPDRVVILLDSIGEAKRLAAVLEKTQARMPVGLRLNNNPEGLWRKFGVLPENLLSAFHEIQKLGCLDFQGLQFHSSWNLNPNRQTAFIRKLGEILSTMPRQFLDAVQFIDIGGGYWPAQGEWLLSDTPQHYIIDPGSSIDLFAKELSTAIKEHILPLTQCRICFEPGRWICNDVMHILIQVVDCKEKDLVITDAGGNTVGWERYETDYCPVINLTRPGLSEKKCHILGSLCTPHDVWGYAYFGSDIKENDILMIPAQGAYTYSLRQQFIKPIPRVAVKESRNRFFLLPS, encoded by the coding sequence ATGCTCACAGCCGACACACAAACCACAGCGCCAGAGGCTATTTTGCCTAAAGAAAAAGTCGTCGAGTTCATAACCCCCTATGTCAAAAATAAGGGAGTATACCTGGATATCGCCAAAAAATTCGGCTCTCCTTTGTATATTCTGGAAACCGATCTATTGGCCAGAAAAGCCGCCCAGTTTAGAGCGGCATTCAGCCACCGCCTGCCCAAGACTGCCTTTTTTTACGCCATGAAAAGCAACAACCTGCCCTACCTTTCCGGGCACCTGCTCAAACATGGATTCGGACTGGATGTTTCCAGCGGTGTAGAGTTGTCCGTGGCCCTGGAACTGGGGGCGCAGTCCATTATATTCAGCGGGCCGGGGAAAACCATTCCGGAACTGGAACTTGCGGCCCGGCACCCGGACCGGGTGGTGATTCTACTGGACAGCATCGGAGAGGCAAAACGGCTGGCAGCGGTGCTCGAAAAAACACAGGCCCGCATGCCCGTGGGATTGCGCCTGAACAATAATCCCGAAGGGTTGTGGCGCAAGTTCGGCGTTCTCCCGGAAAATCTGCTGTCTGCGTTCCACGAAATTCAGAAGCTTGGCTGCCTGGATTTCCAAGGGCTGCAGTTCCACTCATCCTGGAATCTCAACCCGAACAGACAGACCGCGTTTATCCGAAAACTGGGTGAGATCCTTTCAACCATGCCACGACAATTTTTGGATGCAGTCCAATTCATTGATATCGGCGGCGGGTACTGGCCGGCCCAGGGGGAATGGCTTTTATCGGATACGCCCCAACACTATATTATTGATCCGGGATCATCCATCGACCTGTTTGCCAAGGAATTGTCAACGGCCATCAAAGAACACATCCTGCCGTTGACCCAGTGCCGAATCTGTTTTGAGCCGGGCCGCTGGATCTGCAATGATGTCATGCACATCCTGATCCAGGTGGTGGACTGCAAAGAAAAAGACCTGGTCATCACCGATGCCGGAGGCAACACCGTGGGCTGGGAGCGGTATGAAACCGATTACTGCCCGGTCATCAACCTGACCCGGCCAGGCCTGTCCGAGAAAAAATGCCACATCCTGGGCTCCCTCTGCACCCCCCATGATGTCTGGGGATATGCTTATTTTGGTTCGGACATCAAAGAGAATGACATTCTTATGATCCCGGCCCAGGGGGCCTACACATACAGCCTTCGCCAGCAATTCATCAAACCCATTCCCCGGGTAGCGGTGAAGGAGAGCCGTAACCGGTTTTTCCTTCTTCCTTCATGA
- a CDS encoding ATP-grasp domain-containing protein produces MRFIPSRTRLFSMGANMAEKQSKPEKNKVLVVGTTSDYIEWIKNIRPGQALFLTEPKIRENATEPCPDEGEEILCPISDVDAAAKALDHHKKAFGVTLSGITCFDCESMETASILAEKMGLPYHDLQTVRNSRDKFISKQLWGQNQIPCPQTCPVNTEAEVLNFLDQVPAGIVLKPFCGSGSELVFKCTTRKECNTAFKAVADGLAARTGNPLFKPTDAGTFQVLAEEWAAGPEFSCDFLMEKDRAVILRKTRKIKVDSRPFGTISGYAICPETDGDGKMPGNDLLADLFYRAARALGIKTGVCMVDFILRNREAVLIEMTPRPGGDCLPFLLKEAGNLDILGLTLDAAAGCAWKNEKKEPYTPLVAFRIHARKNGVLKRIKTEAVANDSRVKKIHLIHSPGHRVTMPPEDYDSWLLGHMIIEPNRHKFFETECLLLAKRIDIEMD; encoded by the coding sequence ATGAGATTCATACCCAGCCGGACACGGCTGTTCTCCATGGGAGCCAATATGGCCGAAAAGCAGTCTAAGCCTGAAAAAAATAAAGTACTGGTGGTGGGCACCACATCCGACTACATTGAATGGATCAAAAACATCCGCCCCGGACAGGCACTTTTTCTGACAGAACCCAAGATTCGTGAAAATGCCACCGAGCCCTGTCCGGACGAAGGAGAAGAAATTTTATGTCCCATCAGCGACGTTGATGCGGCAGCCAAGGCGTTAGACCACCACAAAAAAGCCTTTGGGGTAACTTTGTCCGGCATCACCTGTTTTGACTGTGAATCCATGGAGACCGCATCCATCCTGGCAGAAAAAATGGGACTGCCCTACCATGACCTCCAAACGGTCAGAAACAGCAGAGATAAATTTATCTCAAAACAGCTGTGGGGACAAAACCAGATTCCCTGCCCCCAGACCTGTCCGGTTAACACAGAGGCAGAGGTTTTAAACTTCCTGGACCAGGTACCGGCAGGCATTGTACTCAAACCCTTTTGCGGTTCGGGCAGTGAACTTGTATTTAAATGCACCACCCGGAAAGAATGCAATACTGCGTTCAAGGCGGTGGCGGACGGCCTTGCGGCACGGACCGGCAATCCACTGTTCAAACCCACGGATGCAGGTACATTCCAGGTGCTGGCCGAAGAGTGGGCAGCCGGACCTGAATTTTCATGTGATTTTCTCATGGAAAAGGACCGGGCCGTGATCCTGCGCAAAACCCGGAAAATAAAGGTGGACAGCCGGCCCTTCGGCACCATCTCCGGGTATGCCATCTGCCCGGAAACCGATGGTGACGGAAAAATGCCCGGCAATGATTTACTGGCGGACCTGTTTTACAGGGCTGCCCGGGCATTGGGGATTAAGACCGGCGTGTGCATGGTGGATTTTATTCTGCGAAACAGAGAGGCCGTACTCATAGAGATGACACCACGGCCCGGTGGCGACTGTCTGCCCTTTTTGCTTAAAGAAGCAGGCAATCTCGACATTCTCGGGTTAACCCTGGATGCGGCGGCGGGCTGCGCCTGGAAAAATGAGAAAAAAGAGCCGTACACGCCCCTGGTGGCATTCCGTATCCATGCAAGAAAAAACGGTGTGTTAAAACGCATTAAGACCGAAGCCGTGGCAAACGACAGCCGGGTCAAAAAGATACACTTGATCCACAGCCCTGGCCACCGGGTCACCATGCCGCCCGAGGACTATGACTCATGGCTTTTGGGCCACATGATCATAGAACCCAACCGGCACAAATTTTTTGAAACCGAGTGTCTTTTGCTCGCCAAACGTATCGACATTGAAATGGATTAG
- a CDS encoding GNAT family N-acetyltransferase, with the protein MKSIIITDPEGCRQAWEKYWPVQDIFDLWAVRQCFNAAFNRPLSFHIIEDKGQVVGFLPLSLVEETGEYVFFPGETWKGKTWLEQNRVLAQSPEVFQALCESVPGPLNLRYLRFNPLFDKIEQAGPDETGFLFYPRMHDFSMDNFWLAFPGKTRKKLRADVKKIEERQLTWRYNHQPDLAELFRLNMAAFTSDSYFSDARFYRSFERLAQYLRDMGMLRITTAIVEGKIAAVDMGAVFNNTYTVVAGGTHQDFIGIAKVINLHHLEWACHNRLEAVDFLCGSFNWKERFRLSPRPSYEIHTQPDTAVLHGSQYGRKAV; encoded by the coding sequence GTGAAATCCATTATTATTACAGATCCGGAAGGCTGCCGGCAGGCTTGGGAAAAATACTGGCCGGTCCAGGACATATTTGATCTTTGGGCTGTCAGACAATGTTTTAACGCTGCATTCAATAGACCGTTAAGTTTCCACATCATCGAAGACAAAGGCCAGGTTGTAGGGTTTCTGCCCTTAAGTCTGGTTGAAGAGACCGGCGAATACGTTTTCTTTCCCGGCGAAACCTGGAAAGGCAAAACATGGCTGGAGCAAAACCGTGTTCTGGCACAATCTCCGGAAGTATTCCAGGCATTGTGCGAATCTGTGCCCGGCCCATTAAACTTACGGTACCTGCGTTTCAATCCGCTGTTTGACAAAATAGAACAGGCCGGACCCGACGAGACAGGGTTCCTGTTCTACCCCCGGATGCATGACTTTTCCATGGACAATTTCTGGCTGGCATTTCCCGGAAAAACCAGAAAAAAGCTCAGGGCGGATGTAAAAAAAATTGAGGAGCGGCAACTCACCTGGCGTTACAATCATCAGCCGGATCTGGCCGAACTATTCCGTTTGAACATGGCTGCATTTACATCGGACTCCTACTTCAGTGACGCCCGGTTTTATAGGTCTTTTGAACGGCTTGCCCAGTATCTTAGGGATATGGGGATGCTCAGGATCACCACCGCCATCGTGGAAGGAAAAATTGCAGCCGTGGACATGGGCGCTGTCTTCAACAACACCTACACGGTTGTGGCCGGAGGCACCCACCAGGATTTTATCGGCATTGCCAAAGTGATCAACCTGCACCACCTGGAATGGGCCTGCCACAACAGACTGGAAGCCGTTGATTTTCTGTGCGGCAGTTTTAACTGGAAAGAACGGTTTCGCCTAAGCCCCAGACCGTCATATGAGATTCATACCCAGCCGGACACGGCTGTTCTCCATGGGAGCCAATATGGCCGAAAAGCAGTCTAA
- a CDS encoding S-adenosylmethionine decarboxylase, with amino-acid sequence MTAARIIQIETSRLSAHFANQSDATHLDVFSCKAYNPEVVREFSQNYFGGKTSKINIIYRH; translated from the coding sequence ATGACCGCTGCACGAATAATACAGATTGAAACCTCACGGCTATCCGCCCATTTCGCCAACCAGAGCGACGCCACACACCTGGATGTATTCTCATGCAAGGCATATAACCCTGAAGTGGTCCGGGAATTTTCCCAGAACTATTTCGGCGGGAAAACCTCCAAAATCAACATCATTTACCGGCATTAG
- a CDS encoding sigma-54 dependent transcriptional regulator has translation MLIRLACAIKEPKIRTELENRLAEQDVQLQFFKPSTVSWQALARSCADVFIVSSPTIPKPVESSISLLNDLPEAPMTIVLHNRESSEEHANLLASGVDVVLYSGIPMDSLLEALDTTLESRRQFYYSERFDRRGRFLPRLNDFTSNSREMQVFLDETRQVVSSDATILLLGETGVGKEHLSKAIHADSHRSTGPFIAINMAAIPEQLMESELFGHEQGAFTGAVRSRRGAFELAHGGTIFLDEIGEMPLQMQTKLLRVLQELEFTPVGGEKSVWVDVRVIAATNKDLEEEVEKGTFRKDLYYRLGVISLTLPPLRKRKEDIPSLTNHFLTMNQQKFGRNLKRFSQSAMEALCNYHWPGNIRELMNVIERAVLLCKSDMISQEELPSVFHDAKPVRIGDGESGLCLPREWDSMTLPQVREAVCDQVDALYLAMVLAKTRGKIGETAKIAGIHPRGLYAKMKKLGLDKAEFKTKG, from the coding sequence ATGCTGATTCGACTTGCATGTGCCATTAAAGAGCCCAAAATACGTACCGAGCTTGAAAACAGGCTTGCGGAACAGGATGTTCAGCTCCAGTTTTTTAAGCCCAGCACCGTCTCCTGGCAGGCCCTTGCCAGAAGCTGTGCAGATGTGTTTATTGTCAGCAGTCCCACAATTCCCAAACCTGTTGAATCGAGTATCTCACTGCTCAATGACCTGCCCGAAGCGCCCATGACCATTGTGCTGCACAATCGGGAGTCTTCCGAAGAGCATGCCAATCTTCTGGCCTCGGGTGTTGATGTGGTGCTCTATTCGGGTATTCCCATGGACAGTCTCTTGGAAGCCCTTGACACCACGTTGGAATCCCGCCGTCAGTTCTATTATTCGGAGCGGTTTGACCGGCGGGGGCGTTTTCTGCCCCGGCTTAACGATTTTACCTCCAACAGCCGGGAGATGCAGGTCTTTTTGGATGAGACCCGCCAGGTGGTCTCCAGTGATGCCACCATACTGCTTTTGGGGGAGACGGGTGTAGGCAAGGAACATCTGTCCAAGGCCATCCATGCTGACAGCCATAGATCCACCGGTCCTTTTATTGCCATTAATATGGCGGCCATTCCGGAACAGTTGATGGAAAGCGAGTTGTTCGGGCATGAGCAGGGGGCATTTACCGGGGCGGTGCGCTCCCGGCGGGGGGCGTTTGAACTTGCCCATGGCGGCACGATTTTTTTAGATGAGATCGGTGAGATGCCCCTGCAGATGCAGACCAAGCTGCTGCGGGTACTCCAGGAACTTGAATTTACCCCGGTGGGCGGTGAAAAATCCGTGTGGGTGGATGTCCGGGTGATTGCGGCCACCAACAAGGATCTTGAAGAGGAAGTTGAAAAGGGGACGTTTCGAAAAGATCTCTATTACCGGCTCGGGGTGATTTCATTAACACTTCCCCCTTTAAGGAAGCGTAAAGAGGATATTCCCTCACTGACCAACCATTTTCTGACCATGAACCAGCAAAAATTCGGCAGGAACCTCAAGCGGTTTTCCCAGTCGGCCATGGAGGCCCTGTGCAACTACCACTGGCCGGGCAATATCCGGGAATTGATGAACGTGATTGAACGGGCTGTTCTTCTGTGCAAGTCGGATATGATCTCCCAGGAAGAGCTGCCTTCGGTGTTTCATGACGCCAAACCCGTTCGGATAGGCGATGGTGAGTCAGGGCTTTGTCTGCCCCGGGAATGGGACTCCATGACCCTGCCCCAGGTCCGGGAAGCTGTGTGCGACCAGGTGGACGCTTTGTATCTGGCCATGGTACTCGCTAAAACCCGTGGTAAAATCGGGGAAACGGCAAAGATTGCAGGCATTCATCCCAGGGGCCTGTATGCAAAAATGAAAAAATTGGGACTGGATAAAGCAGAGTTTAAAACCAAAGGATGA
- a CDS encoding heme-binding domain-containing protein has translation MFNKKTILILICLIIIAGIGSYIISNFLVPEKNPPQRYAGIIMGSEADTVIKRVCFNCHSNETTWPWYTSLPMVNLLIASDVGEARDHLNFSNWDAIPEDKRALYLNLVFDKIEQNEMPPMVYELGHPEAKMTQDDLKILKNAANSLGISFTPK, from the coding sequence ATGTTCAATAAGAAAACTATCCTTATTCTTATTTGTCTAATTATCATCGCTGGGATTGGCAGTTACATTATTTCAAATTTTTTAGTACCGGAAAAAAATCCGCCCCAACGATATGCAGGGATAATCATGGGAAGTGAGGCGGATACTGTTATAAAAAGGGTTTGCTTTAACTGTCACAGTAACGAAACAACTTGGCCTTGGTACACCTCTTTGCCGATGGTAAATCTCTTGATCGCAAGCGACGTTGGAGAAGCCAGAGATCATTTGAATTTTTCTAATTGGGACGCTATTCCTGAAGATAAACGTGCGCTCTATTTAAATTTGGTGTTTGATAAAATAGAACAGAATGAAATGCCGCCTATGGTTTATGAACTGGGTCATCCGGAAGCAAAAATGACCCAGGATGATTTAAAAATTTTAAAGAATGCGGCAAATTCCCTTGGAATATCTTTTACCCCTAAGTAG
- a CDS encoding DUF1835 domain-containing protein, with product MKRILHITSGDMAGDLLAKSTIEGKVFVWHDILYDGPRKPGWPDDATLDARAGFLENLTGGGLSKQYVLETLKTQYAKLKTVSEYDSVVLWFDACLFDQSMLCHILACLRFLGYEHAELLCIDGFPGIDPYHGLGQLSADQLASMYSQRRPLTSEQFIFAERVDCAFACQDQAEFNKLVEADAPLPWIPAAVTRWMAESPDDVTGLGKLEKLALEAISSGIENPQDIFTFVAERETPPQYWGDITLWGKINTLADMEPPLVTIEGPKSRLPQWEGIGDLKLFRVIPNQ from the coding sequence ATGAAACGAATTTTACATATCACAAGCGGTGACATGGCCGGGGATCTTCTGGCAAAGAGTACCATTGAGGGTAAAGTGTTTGTATGGCATGACATCCTTTATGATGGCCCGAGAAAACCAGGGTGGCCGGATGACGCCACCCTGGATGCCCGGGCGGGTTTCCTTGAAAATTTAACCGGGGGCGGATTAAGTAAACAATACGTTCTTGAGACCTTGAAAACCCAGTATGCTAAGCTGAAAACAGTGTCCGAGTATGATTCGGTGGTGCTTTGGTTTGATGCATGTCTCTTTGACCAGTCCATGCTTTGCCACATTCTTGCGTGCCTGCGGTTCCTTGGTTACGAACATGCGGAGCTTCTTTGTATAGATGGGTTTCCGGGTATAGATCCCTATCATGGCTTAGGGCAGCTTTCCGCCGATCAACTGGCTTCCATGTATAGCCAACGCCGACCATTGACTTCGGAGCAATTTATTTTTGCAGAACGTGTCGATTGTGCCTTTGCATGTCAGGATCAGGCTGAGTTTAACAAACTTGTCGAGGCTGACGCGCCTTTACCCTGGATTCCGGCGGCTGTAACGCGTTGGATGGCGGAGTCTCCTGATGACGTGACCGGTTTGGGTAAACTTGAAAAACTGGCACTTGAAGCCATAAGTTCCGGGATCGAAAACCCCCAGGATATTTTTACGTTTGTTGCTGAACGGGAGACACCGCCGCAATACTGGGGCGATATCACGCTTTGGGGAAAAATCAATACATTGGCAGACATGGAACCGCCGCTGGTCACAATTGAAGGGCCAAAATCAAGGTTGCCTCAATGGGAAGGCATCGGCGATTTAAAGCTGTTTCGGGTTATTCCGAATCAATGA
- a CDS encoding TraR/DksA C4-type zinc finger protein: MSTQVIDRPHITDDDLAHFQHILNISMKELLDQADSAVSELLLESSKDTEIIDSTAADINRTMNLRLQSRKSRLIKKIKDALKRIEDGTYGYCDICGEEISLKRLEARPVTSKCIACKEDQERLEALLS, from the coding sequence ATGAGCACTCAAGTAATCGACAGACCCCACATCACAGATGACGATCTGGCGCATTTTCAACACATACTGAATATTTCCATGAAGGAACTGCTGGATCAAGCCGACTCAGCCGTGTCAGAACTGCTACTGGAATCCAGCAAGGATACGGAGATCATTGATTCCACCGCAGCCGACATCAACCGCACCATGAACCTGCGCCTGCAAAGCCGTAAAAGCAGACTGATCAAAAAAATTAAAGACGCACTCAAAAGAATTGAAGACGGCACCTATGGATATTGTGACATCTGTGGAGAAGAGATCTCCCTCAAACGACTTGAGGCTCGCCCCGTGACATCCAAATGCATCGCATGCAAGGAAGACCAGGAGCGCCTGGAGGCCCTTTTGTCTTAA